From a single Myxococcales bacterium genomic region:
- a CDS encoding glycosyltransferase — MNILMFHPHDVYSDSEPWTVRITYLATEFVKRGHHVRLIYHLLDPRIPLEEATQRQDFPFTTIPAYRYQLALVAKMRSAHEFARWADVIHFQKCFPHVSVPAIWAGYRLGKPVHYDWDDWEYGIFNYNPNNRIVGWSINTFEKILPRLVDTVSVASEALKERALALGVPEQRLFAAPVGADLDHFRPDISGERVRALHHLEGPVVLYLGQLHGAQYLELFLHAAKALIERGSPATFVVVGGGDRFGELFQLTEQLRIGNRIVFTGAVNHQEIPEYLAAADAVVACFEDNAQTRTKSPLKIAEYMAAGKAVVASRVGEVPRMLGDAGLLVAPGNPTELAEGIERLLGDPALVRELGAKARRRAESQYNWGATAENLLLAYEVALHERRWLFWKIDEPKKKSPELAIPDYRAMPGEPPTVAAGPLDQPEDPFRRLNDFVLANLDIVGVLDGERSFVGPHTVQIDPTNRCNNDCLACWCNSPLLLDKALPSPQREATLPLPRIIDLLDDMTALGSKEVYLAGGGEPFCHPDIRAIITEIKKRGLVCNINTNFTLVDEDTVRFLIEQRVDYLTVSVWAGSPEMYSLLHPNKTEETYHRIEAMLRLLNGGKRQVPYIKIYHVLNNLNYRELRAMVDLARRTRSESVEFTVLDVIPERTDTLLLDEEQRRWLYEEAQRVRAEVAAEGPGAPHLFKYEQFLRRISGAHTTTGEHDKTIIDAMPCTVGWQFARVLADGNVNQCLKAHRIPAGNLATTRFRDLWAGERQADWRRRTNVLEKRGPWFANLGNDPAAAVGCYKSCDDLGRIEHLVGRYRAMTPLQRAVLKGAAVWLRARGLAVGRAGR, encoded by the coding sequence ATGAACATCCTGATGTTCCATCCACACGACGTGTACTCCGATTCGGAGCCGTGGACGGTCCGCATCACCTACCTGGCGACGGAGTTCGTCAAACGCGGCCATCACGTGCGGCTGATCTACCATCTGCTCGATCCGCGAATCCCGCTGGAGGAAGCGACCCAGCGGCAGGATTTCCCGTTCACGACCATCCCCGCCTACCGCTACCAACTGGCGCTGGTGGCCAAGATGCGCAGCGCCCACGAGTTCGCGCGGTGGGCCGACGTCATTCATTTTCAGAAGTGTTTTCCGCACGTCAGCGTCCCGGCGATCTGGGCCGGTTACCGCCTGGGCAAGCCCGTGCACTACGATTGGGACGATTGGGAATACGGCATTTTCAACTACAATCCCAACAACCGGATCGTCGGCTGGTCCATCAATACCTTCGAGAAAATTCTGCCGCGCCTGGTCGATACCGTCAGCGTCGCCTCGGAAGCCCTGAAGGAGCGGGCGCTGGCGCTGGGCGTCCCCGAGCAGCGGTTGTTCGCCGCGCCGGTCGGCGCCGACCTCGATCATTTCCGCCCCGATATTTCCGGCGAGCGCGTGCGGGCGCTGCATCACCTCGAGGGGCCGGTCGTGCTCTACCTCGGCCAGTTGCACGGCGCGCAATACCTCGAGCTGTTTTTGCACGCCGCCAAGGCGCTGATCGAGCGCGGCTCGCCGGCGACCTTCGTCGTGGTCGGCGGCGGCGACCGGTTCGGCGAACTGTTTCAACTGACCGAACAACTGCGCATCGGCAACCGCATCGTTTTCACCGGCGCGGTCAACCACCAGGAAATTCCCGAGTACCTCGCGGCGGCCGACGCGGTGGTCGCCTGCTTCGAGGACAACGCGCAAACCCGCACCAAGAGCCCGCTGAAAATCGCCGAATACATGGCGGCGGGCAAAGCGGTGGTCGCCAGCCGGGTCGGCGAGGTGCCGCGGATGCTGGGCGACGCCGGCCTGCTGGTCGCGCCGGGCAACCCGACGGAACTGGCCGAGGGCATCGAGCGCCTGCTGGGCGATCCGGCGCTGGTTCGCGAACTGGGCGCCAAGGCCCGCCGCCGCGCCGAATCGCAGTACAACTGGGGCGCCACCGCCGAAAACCTCCTGCTGGCCTACGAAGTCGCGTTGCACGAACGCCGCTGGCTGTTCTGGAAGATCGACGAGCCGAAAAAAAAAAGCCCTGAGCTAGCCATCCCCGACTATCGCGCCATGCCGGGCGAGCCGCCAACGGTCGCCGCCGGGCCGCTCGATCAGCCGGAAGATCCCTTCCGGCGCCTGAACGATTTCGTGCTGGCCAACCTCGACATCGTCGGAGTGCTCGACGGCGAGCGCAGCTTCGTCGGGCCGCACACGGTGCAGATCGACCCGACCAACCGCTGTAACAACGACTGCCTGGCCTGCTGGTGCAACAGCCCGTTGCTGCTGGACAAGGCGCTGCCCAGCCCGCAGCGCGAGGCGACGCTGCCGCTGCCGCGGATCATCGACCTGCTCGACGACATGACGGCGCTGGGCAGCAAGGAAGTGTACCTCGCGGGCGGCGGCGAGCCGTTCTGCCACCCGGACATCCGCGCGATCATCACCGAAATTAAAAAGCGCGGCCTGGTGTGCAACATCAACACCAACTTCACGCTCGTCGACGAGGATACGGTGCGCTTTCTGATCGAGCAGCGCGTCGACTACCTGACGGTTTCGGTTTGGGCGGGGTCGCCCGAGATGTACAGCCTCCTGCACCCGAACAAGACCGAGGAAACCTACCACCGGATCGAGGCCATGCTGCGGCTGCTCAACGGCGGCAAGCGACAGGTGCCGTACATCAAGATTTACCACGTCCTCAACAACCTGAATTACCGCGAACTGCGGGCGATGGTCGACCTGGCGCGGCGCACGCGGTCGGAAAGCGTGGAATTCACCGTGCTCGACGTCATTCCCGAGCGCACCGACACCCTGCTGCTCGACGAGGAGCAGCGCCGGTGGCTTTACGAAGAGGCGCAGCGCGTGCGCGCCGAGGTGGCGGCCGAAGGGCCGGGCGCGCCGCACCTGTTCAAGTACGAGCAGTTTCTGCGCCGCATTTCCGGCGCGCACACGACGACCGGCGAGCACGACAAGACGATCATCGACGCGATGCCCTGCACGGTGGGCTGGCAGTTCGCGCGGGTGCTGGCCGACGGCAACGTCAACCAATGCCTGAAGGCGCATCGCATTCCGGCCGGAAATCTGGCGACGACGCGGTTTCGCGATTTGTGGGCCGGCGAACGGCAGGCCGATTGGCGGCGCCGGACGAACGTGCTGGAAAAACGCGGGCCGTGGTTCGCCAACCTCGGCAACGACCCCGCGGCGGCGGTGGGCTGCTACAAATCGTGCGATGACCTGGGCCGCATCGAACATCTGGTCGGGCGTTACCGGGCGATGACGCCGCTGCAACGCGCCGTGCTGAAGGGCGCGGCGGTCTGGCTGCGGGCGCGCGGCCTGGCCGTCGGACGGGCGGGACGATGA
- a CDS encoding radical SAM protein — MSKPRYVLGAVVSDHDSAVSLLADGRPVAAINEERLCRVRRGDPRNSLRRALNYVLAEAGIALADVDLIAADTAYYYPPAGHPPIALFPDFPDPARIVLLDHHLGHAAGAFLPSPFDEAAVLTVDASGGIAPLVPDRGRWGFVPGDLAFRARGYSAARRHPTAADLLAAEPAADARNYPAESLTLGHFVRGEVLVGLESRLAESSLGYLYAIGAHFLSMEEGSLMGLAGYGGPNEFDAAFAAILTLENGGGLRLNPDWLRFWSGDRVLEDPVSLSRLAPRWFETFGAARAPDEPITARDQQFAWSLQHRLEEALVHVAAHLFDQTQSPNLCVAGGVGLNSVANQKILAQTGFQNIFIQPAASDDGLALGFALFADYVLAGLPAEKQWTMRSAATGRTYGDAECGSFVDALAAGRLPVEYLAAIPETREVTVYYAVGEGAEQTAAMAYDPATRRWRAELPVPVGAAVRYRFVSRGAPIESYCLRATAAPRSETAAERHAPEFKKFLDDHRDLAGALDGERAFVGPEQVVIDPTNRCNNNCLPCWTNSPLLGEFGPPENWHRRQMPAPLLLGLIDELAALGTRRVRLTGGGEPLLHPAIFEAVEAIKRHGMIGALTTNFSAIDEAGVRRLAAAGLDELTVSLWAGTPAVYSRSHPNKTEATFARIERLLRLYCSLKGPGAEVILANVLFSMNYQETREMFDFARRVGADGAYFTLVDSVHLRTDGLLLTPPHLKVLEGHLDEIERRAAELAAAGERFRLDNWGGFRRRLRALGAARGEYDREAVEEIPCYVGWMFARVLPTGEVAPCCRGVNLPLGRLGERSFAEIWHGEPYREFRRMAAHESKRHPYFAAIGCHRTCDNLMHNREFHRRLTALTADEKAQLRRWIVGQEDG; from the coding sequence ATGAGTAAGCCGCGGTACGTGCTCGGCGCCGTGGTCAGCGACCACGACAGCGCGGTGTCCCTGCTGGCCGACGGTCGGCCGGTGGCGGCGATCAACGAGGAACGCCTGTGCCGTGTGCGGCGCGGCGACCCGCGCAACAGCCTGCGCCGCGCCCTAAACTACGTGCTGGCCGAGGCCGGCATCGCCCTGGCGGATGTCGACCTCATCGCGGCCGACACGGCGTATTATTATCCGCCTGCCGGACATCCGCCGATCGCGCTGTTCCCTGATTTTCCCGATCCGGCGCGGATCGTCTTGCTCGATCATCACCTGGGACACGCCGCCGGCGCGTTTCTGCCCAGCCCGTTCGACGAAGCGGCGGTGCTGACGGTCGACGCCTCGGGCGGCATCGCGCCGCTGGTGCCGGATCGCGGCCGTTGGGGTTTCGTGCCGGGCGACCTGGCGTTTCGCGCGCGCGGCTATTCGGCGGCGCGCCGGCATCCGACGGCGGCCGACCTGCTGGCCGCCGAACCGGCCGCGGACGCCCGCAATTATCCGGCCGAGAGTCTGACCCTCGGGCACTTCGTACGCGGCGAAGTGCTGGTGGGCCTCGAGAGCCGGCTCGCCGAATCCAGCCTCGGCTATTTGTACGCCATCGGCGCGCATTTTCTCAGCATGGAGGAAGGCAGCCTGATGGGTCTGGCGGGCTACGGCGGGCCGAACGAATTCGACGCGGCGTTCGCCGCAATCCTTACGCTGGAAAACGGCGGCGGTTTGCGGCTGAATCCAGACTGGCTGCGCTTCTGGTCGGGCGACCGCGTGCTGGAGGACCCGGTTTCGCTGTCCCGTCTCGCGCCGCGGTGGTTCGAAACATTCGGCGCCGCGCGCGCCCCCGACGAGCCGATCACCGCGCGCGACCAGCAATTCGCCTGGTCGCTGCAACACCGGCTCGAGGAAGCGCTGGTGCACGTGGCGGCGCACTTGTTCGACCAGACGCAAAGCCCGAACCTGTGCGTGGCGGGCGGCGTCGGGCTCAACAGCGTGGCCAATCAAAAGATCCTCGCGCAAACCGGCTTTCAAAACATTTTCATTCAGCCGGCGGCGAGCGACGACGGCCTGGCGCTCGGCTTTGCCCTGTTCGCCGATTACGTGCTGGCCGGCTTGCCGGCGGAAAAACAATGGACGATGCGAAGCGCCGCCACGGGGCGGACCTACGGCGACGCGGAATGCGGTTCGTTTGTCGACGCCTTGGCCGCCGGCCGGTTGCCGGTCGAATACCTGGCGGCGATTCCGGAGACGCGCGAGGTGACGGTGTATTACGCGGTCGGCGAGGGCGCGGAGCAAACGGCGGCGATGGCCTATGACCCGGCGACGCGCCGTTGGCGGGCCGAATTGCCCGTGCCGGTCGGCGCGGCCGTACGCTACCGCTTCGTTTCCCGCGGCGCGCCGATCGAGTCGTATTGCCTTCGCGCGACCGCCGCGCCGCGCAGCGAAACGGCCGCGGAACGGCACGCGCCCGAGTTTAAAAAATTTCTCGACGACCATCGCGATCTGGCCGGGGCGCTGGACGGCGAACGCGCATTCGTCGGCCCGGAGCAGGTGGTCATCGATCCGACCAACCGCTGCAACAACAACTGCCTGCCGTGTTGGACCAACTCGCCGCTGTTGGGCGAGTTCGGCCCGCCGGAAAACTGGCACCGGCGGCAGATGCCCGCGCCGCTGCTGCTGGGCCTGATCGACGAACTGGCCGCGCTCGGCACGCGCCGCGTCCGCCTGACCGGCGGCGGCGAGCCGCTTTTGCATCCGGCGATTTTCGAGGCGGTCGAGGCGATCAAGCGTCACGGCATGATCGGCGCGCTGACCACCAATTTCAGCGCGATCGACGAAGCGGGCGTGCGGCGCCTCGCGGCGGCCGGGCTCGACGAGCTCACCGTCAGTCTGTGGGCGGGGACGCCGGCGGTCTACAGCCGCAGCCATCCGAACAAGACCGAGGCGACGTTTGCGCGGATCGAGCGCCTGCTGCGGCTCTATTGCTCGCTGAAGGGGCCGGGGGCCGAGGTCATTCTGGCGAACGTGCTGTTTTCGATGAACTACCAGGAAACCCGCGAGATGTTCGACTTCGCCCGGCGCGTCGGCGCCGACGGGGCTTACTTCACGCTCGTCGATTCGGTGCACTTGCGGACCGACGGCCTGTTGCTGACGCCACCGCACCTGAAGGTTCTCGAAGGCCATCTCGACGAAATCGAGCGGCGCGCCGCGGAATTGGCGGCCGCCGGCGAACGGTTCCGCCTCGACAACTGGGGCGGCTTCCGGCGGCGCCTGCGCGCGCTGGGCGCGGCACGCGGCGAGTACGATCGCGAGGCGGTCGAGGAGATTCCCTGCTACGTGGGCTGGATGTTCGCGCGGGTGTTGCCGACCGGCGAAGTGGCGCCCTGCTGCCGTGGGGTGAATTTGCCTTTGGGACGGCTGGGCGAACGATCATTCGCGGAAATCTGGCACGGCGAACCCTACCGCGAATTCCGCCGGATGGCCGCGCACGAATCGAAACGGCATCCGTACTTCGCGGCGATCGGCTGTCACCGCACCTGCGACAACCTGATGCACAACCGCGAATTTCACCGGCGCCTGACGGCGCTCACGGCGGATGAAAAGGCTCAACTGCGACGGTGGATCGTCGGCCAGGAGGACGGGTGA
- a CDS encoding radical SAM protein: MSLWTKLESQLTNLRNFRPFFPLARTIGDLLILPAQLARRGGRANAFPFVLNLNVTTRCNLQCPYCFNHENRVPLADELTLEQYQRLAADWAPYRPGIFISGGEPFTRPDLVAIVESFKGHGLPVGLVTNGTLVTVAAVERLAGLGLDAFMVSFHGARETHDRAVGLPGAYDRSLAALRLWAAQKARSTAMVNYVLSPASVRDLPQFIADTAAIEPLSVRLSHLNFLTAAELAAQERFWAARFPETPIQILSHQWEPETGAFAPLIEFLQTPSGHRVLTKPVLNDAEIRRWYSENARLDRRCLFIWRSTFLNAQGDVYPCQFLYVRLGNVKTEPLTAIWNNELYRQFRATLKEGLMPGCARCCKI; encoded by the coding sequence GTGAGTCTCTGGACGAAATTGGAGTCGCAGCTCACCAATCTGCGAAACTTCCGCCCCTTCTTTCCGCTGGCGCGGACGATCGGCGATTTGCTGATCCTGCCGGCCCAACTGGCCCGACGCGGCGGCCGCGCCAACGCCTTTCCGTTCGTCCTCAACCTCAACGTGACGACGCGCTGCAATCTGCAATGCCCGTACTGCTTCAATCACGAAAACCGCGTGCCGCTCGCCGACGAACTGACGCTCGAACAATACCAGCGATTGGCGGCCGACTGGGCGCCGTACCGGCCGGGCATCTTCATTTCCGGCGGCGAGCCCTTCACCCGCCCGGATCTGGTGGCGATCGTCGAAAGTTTCAAGGGCCACGGGCTGCCCGTCGGGCTGGTCACGAACGGCACGCTGGTGACCGTCGCCGCCGTCGAGCGGCTCGCCGGCCTGGGCCTGGACGCGTTTATGGTCAGTTTTCACGGCGCGCGCGAAACCCACGATCGTGCCGTCGGCCTGCCGGGCGCGTACGACCGCTCGCTGGCGGCCCTGCGGTTGTGGGCCGCGCAGAAGGCGCGCTCGACGGCGATGGTGAACTACGTCTTGTCGCCCGCGAGCGTCCGCGATTTGCCGCAGTTCATCGCGGATACGGCGGCCATCGAGCCGCTGTCGGTCCGGCTGTCGCACCTGAATTTTCTCACCGCCGCGGAACTCGCCGCGCAGGAGCGCTTCTGGGCCGCGCGGTTCCCGGAGACGCCGATCCAAATTCTTTCGCACCAGTGGGAGCCGGAAACGGGCGCATTCGCGCCGCTGATCGAATTTCTCCAGACGCCGTCCGGGCACCGCGTGCTGACCAAGCCCGTCTTGAACGACGCCGAAATCCGTCGCTGGTACAGCGAAAACGCGCGCCTGGACCGCCGCTGCCTTTTCATCTGGCGCAGCACGTTTTTGAACGCACAAGGCGACGTGTATCCCTGCCAGTTCCTGTACGTGCGGCTCGGCAACGTGAAGACGGAGCCGTTGACGGCGATCTGGAACAACGAGCTGTATCGCCAATTCCGGGCGACGCTGAAGGAAGGGCTGATGCCCGGCTGCGCCCGTTGCTGCAAGATTTGA
- a CDS encoding CPBP family intramembrane metalloprotease yields MESRAMRWLTARPAREALIVAAAAPALIALFYAGGRLAPLWKTAAGLLVPNLLLWLPLGLIVYSGRNAADFGLTTRNWRLGLRWGFGAAAVTLPLFLLGAWLFWRVAGHRPPVWRFDLGLLTRLPVQLVAVALPEEVFFRGYLQTLFSRAWPARSRPLIGADGAAILAASACFAVAHLAAEPRLYRLSVFFPGLLFGFLRARTGTIAAPIVLHTLANLAIYVLDGGV; encoded by the coding sequence ATGGAATCGCGCGCCATGCGCTGGCTGACGGCCCGGCCGGCCCGGGAAGCCTTGATCGTCGCCGCCGCCGCGCCGGCGTTGATCGCCCTGTTTTACGCCGGCGGCCGCTTGGCGCCGCTCTGGAAAACCGCCGCCGGCCTGCTGGTCCCCAATCTGCTGCTCTGGTTGCCGCTCGGCCTGATCGTTTACTCGGGGCGCAACGCCGCCGATTTCGGCCTCACCACCCGGAATTGGCGCCTCGGTCTGCGTTGGGGTTTCGGCGCCGCGGCGGTGACGTTGCCGCTTTTTCTGCTGGGCGCCTGGCTGTTTTGGCGGGTCGCCGGCCACCGCCCGCCCGTCTGGCGCTTCGACCTGGGATTGCTCACCCGCCTGCCGGTGCAATTGGTGGCCGTCGCGCTGCCCGAAGAGGTGTTTTTTCGCGGTTACCTGCAAACGCTGTTCAGCCGCGCCTGGCCGGCGCGGTCGCGGCCGCTGATCGGCGCGGACGGCGCGGCGATTCTCGCGGCGAGCGCCTGTTTCGCGGTCGCGCACCTGGCCGCCGAACCGCGCCTGTATCGGCTGAGCGTCTTTTTTCCCGGCCTGCTTTTCGGTTTTTTGCGGGCGCGCACGGGCACGATTGCCGCGCCCATCGTGCTGCACACGCTGGCCAATCTGGCGATCTACGTGCTGGATGGCGGAGTCTGA
- a CDS encoding HD domain-containing protein, whose amino-acid sequence MHLNANILVIEPESYVREAITDVLGSAGYTIFETATSAEARRVLHEEEIDLMLTDVGLTNSAGLEMLNYVQQGRFGLDVIVLTSYTDIDNVRRIIDSGAYDLIAKPVHAYDLLLSVKRAMEKRRLMLRNKELQSNMEKKIKEKMLSLRLHTQEKQQLLISTIRSLVSTLEAKDKYTEGHSRRVADDVMNMAEAVGLNAGEVEELHLAGLFHDIGKIGISEMVLNKKGQLLAEEYELIKKHPLISQKIIEQVPQFKRLSRIVRAHHESFDGAGYPDGIKGEEIPLGARIMAVCDAFDAMTSDRSYRQALDPERAMNIVERNAGSQFDPELVKLFLKVKGFKN is encoded by the coding sequence ATGCATTTGAACGCAAACATCTTGGTGATCGAGCCAGAATCCTATGTCCGCGAAGCCATCACGGATGTGTTGGGTTCCGCCGGTTATACGATTTTCGAAACCGCCACCTCCGCCGAGGCCCGCCGGGTCCTGCACGAGGAAGAAATCGACCTGATGCTGACCGACGTCGGCCTGACCAACTCCGCCGGCCTGGAAATGCTCAACTACGTGCAGCAGGGCCGTTTCGGCCTCGATGTCATCGTGCTGACCTCCTACACCGACATCGACAACGTGCGCCGGATCATCGACAGCGGCGCGTACGACCTGATCGCCAAGCCGGTGCACGCCTACGATCTGCTGCTGTCGGTCAAGCGCGCCATGGAAAAGCGCCGCCTGATGCTCCGCAACAAAGAGCTGCAATCGAACATGGAGAAGAAGATCAAGGAAAAGATGCTCTCCCTGCGGCTGCACACCCAGGAAAAGCAGCAACTGCTCATCTCCACCATCCGTTCGCTGGTCAGCACGCTGGAAGCGAAAGACAAATACACCGAAGGCCACAGCCGGCGCGTCGCCGACGACGTGATGAACATGGCCGAGGCCGTGGGACTCAACGCCGGCGAGGTCGAGGAACTGCACCTGGCCGGCCTGTTCCACGACATCGGCAAGATCGGCATCAGCGAAATGGTGCTCAATAAAAAAGGCCAGTTGCTGGCCGAGGAATACGAGCTGATCAAAAAACACCCGCTGATCAGCCAGAAGATCATCGAGCAGGTGCCGCAATTCAAGCGGTTGTCGCGCATCGTGCGCGCCCACCACGAATCCTTCGACGGCGCCGGCTACCCCGACGGCATCAAGGGCGAGGAGATCCCGCTGGGCGCCCGCATCATGGCCGTTTGCGACGCCTTCGACGCGATGACCTCCGACCGCTCCTACCGCCAGGCCCTCGATCCGGAACGCGCGATGAACATCGTCGAGCGCAACGCCGGCTCGCAATTCGATCCCGAACTGGTGAAGCTGTTCCTCAAGGTGAAGGGCTTCAAGAACTGA